The Platichthys flesus chromosome 8, fPlaFle2.1, whole genome shotgun sequence genome has a window encoding:
- the LOC133958968 gene encoding plastin-3-like translates to MSKTVSAAEIEEIREGFQKVDVDGNGYICASELGNLFQEVGCSLPGYQIRELLQRLDRNKDSRISFEEFTAIFQELKDDRLAKGFRKALNKKEGIVAIGGTSEISSEGTQHSISEQERFAFANYINSSMEKDPDCAHVLPINPSTEALFKAVSDGILICKLINHSVPDTIDERTINKKKLTPFTTQENLNLALNSASAIGCQVVNIGAQDLKEGKPHLVLGLLWQIIKIGLFADIELSRNEAIAALLEEGESLEELMKLSPEELLLRWANFHLKKVGMSISNFSGDIKDSKAYFHLLEQIAPDGSKEDVPRVEIDMTGVFEKDLTKRAECMLQQADRLGCRQFVTATDVVCGNAKLNMAFVATLFNKHPALTKPENQDWHLESETREEKTFRNWMNSLGVNPHVHHIYGDLQNAMVILQLYERIKVPVDWDHRVNHPPFKGIGGGHLKKMENCSYAVELGKNKAGFSLVGIGGQDLYDGNETLTLALVWQLMRRYTLNVLEDLGHGEVAGDDLIISWVNKTLAGAGKSSSIKSFKDKSIGTSLPVLDIIDAIQPNSVNFELVKTGTLSDEDKLDNAKYAVSMARKIGAKVYALPVDLVEVNPKMVMTIFACLMGRGMKRA, encoded by the exons ATGTCGAAAACCGTCAGTGCTGCGGAGATCGAGGAGATCAGGGAGGGTTTCCAGAAAGTGG atgTGGATGGTAATGGCTACATCTGCGCCTCTGAACTCGGGAATCTCTTCCAAGAGGTGGGCTGTTCTTTGCCTGGATACCAGATCAGAGAGCTGCTTCAGAGGCTGGACCGAAACAAAGACAGTCGCATCAGTTTTGAAGAGTTCACGGCT ATTTTCCAGGAACTGAAGGATGACCGCCTGGCAAAGGGTTTCAGGAAAGCTCTCAACAAAAAAGAAGGCATTGTCGCCATCGGGGGCACCAGCGAGATCTCTAGTGAAGGAACCCAACACTCAATCTCTG AGCAGGAGCGCTTTGCCTTCGCCAACTATATCAACTCCTCTATGGAGAAGGATCCAGACTGTGCACATGTTCTGCCCATCAACCCCAGCACTGAAGCTCTGTTTAAAGCAGTGTCGGACGGCATCCTGATCTG taaACTCATCAACCACTCTGTTCCTGACACCATCGATGAGAGAACCATCAACAAAAAGAAGCTCACTCCTTTCACCACACAG GAGAATCTGAACTTGGCCTTGAATTCAGCGTCTGCCATCGGCTGCCAGGTCGTCAATATCGGAGCTCAGGATCTTAAGGAGGGTAAACCTCACCTGGTGCTCGGGCTCCTCTGGCAGATTATCAAGATCGGACTGTTTGCTGATATAGAGCTGAGCCGCAATGAAG CTATCGCAGCCTTGCTGGAGGAAGGGGAgagtctggaggagctgatgaaacTTAGtcctgaagagctgctgctgcgctgGGCCAATTTCCACCTAAAGAAAGTTGGCATGTCCATATCAAACTTTTCTGGAGACATTAAG GACTCCAAAGCGTATTTCCACCTGCTTGAGCAGATCGCTCCAGACGGCAGCAAAGAGGACGTTCCGCGAGTCGAGATCGATATGACTGGTGTCTTT GAGAAGGATCTCACGAAGAGAGCAGAGTGTATGCTCCAACAGGCCGACCGCCTCGGCTGCCGACAGTTTGTGACGGCTACAGATGTTGTGTGTGGCAACGCCAAGCTCAACATGGCCTTCGTAGCCACGCTCTTCAACAAACACCCAGCTCTCACCAAACCAGAGAACCAGGACTGGCATCTGGAGA gtgagaccagagaggagaaaacCTTCAGGAACTGGATGAACTCTCTCGGAGTCAATCCTCATGTTCACCATATCTACGG tgATCTGCAGAATGCCATGGTGATCCTCCAGCTTTATGAAAGAATTAAGGTGCCTGTGGACTGGGACCACAGAGTCAACCACCCTCCATTCAAAGGAATAGGaggaggacatttaaaaaag ATGGAAAACTGTAGCTATGCTGTGGAGCTGGGGAAGAATAAAGCAGGTTTCTCTCTGGTGGGAATCGGGGGACAGGACCTCTATGATGGGAATGAGACTCTAACTCTGGCACTGGTCTGGCAGCTGATGAGGAG GTACACTTTAAATGTTCTTGAAGACCTTGGACATGGAGAAGTTGCAGGAGATGACTTGATAATTTCATGGGTTAATAAGACGTTGGCTGGGGCTGGAAAGAGTTCATCCATCAAAAGTTTTAAG GACAAATCAATTGGCACCAGTCTTCCAGTTCTGGACATCATTGATGCCATCCAGCCAAACAGTGTGAACTTTGAGCTGGTGAAAACGGGAACACTGTCGGACGAAGACAAACTGGACAACGCCAA GTATGCTGTTTCCATGGCGAGGAAGATTGGAGCGAAGGTCTACGCCCTGCCTGTAGACTTGGTTGAGGTCAATCCCAAGATGGTGATGACCATCTTCGCCTGCCTGATGGGAAGAGGCATGAAGAGGgcataa